GAAATAAGTCCCTTTTTCCTTAAAGAAATTCATCCACCCCTCTTTCAGGAAAAACCGAAAAAATATATAGTGTTTTCCTTGCATTTAGTGGAACTCTCACACAGTCACCACATGAGAACTCCACCGGTTTTGTGACTGTTCCAAATACTAGATATTATCCCCTCCTTTGCACATGCTtagaaacaaaggaaaaatgttttgaaaaacttaTATTCACGAGTCATGTCAGAAGTCTTGCCACAATCTAATCAACCTATTATTTGATAAACAAAGCTGAACTCGATCTGGTAACGtgtgtaaatgttaaaaattgtCGAGACTCTTTGTTGGCTTTTCTTATACAATCACATAAGTTTTTGGaagcatatatttttttcacatcaactcaacattttacaatatatttctctaatacaattttcaaaatttcataattataataaatactaaattattatgctttaattgaaatcaattaagaCTCATTCTAATAATAAGTGAAAATGTATTTTATGAGACGGTCTTATGAATCTCTCTCACAACATGTGAGATTTATATGTGCGAGATCTACACATGTTGTAAAAGAAATATCTTATAAAATTGTCCTATAAGATAATATTTTCTAGCAACATAATactatttgaattttgattctatttatgaaaagaaaatttcaatttttttaataaaaggttagaaaaaaagggtaaaatacAATAATTACCCTTAGGTTTAAGCTAATGACaatcaatttcattttaaaattaaccAATTTGATCCTAAATACAAACAATTAGTTAAAAAAGTTGACCATATTATCTGTAACAGTTTGACTGACCTTCATATAAGTTAACTGTAACGCGGTTTATCCATCAAATGGTCAAAATAAAGAGTTAGAATATTAATGGATTACACATTATGTATGTTTAGAGTCCAAAatgatcaattttaaaatttttgggactTGATTATCATTAGGCCAAAGCTcaagaataattaattaattactgtATTTtgccccccccaaaaaaaaaaaaaaaaaaaaaaccatcaaattGTCATGCCCCCTACGTGCCCATTTCTCAGAATCAGCCTggagaaagacaaaaaaaagtcCTATTCCAACCGTTGAAATCAAACACAAATCACAGTCTGACTTTACAACAATCAATCCCACAAAGGCACAAACATCTCGGAAAACCCAAAAATCCTTTAGATTAAGATCTCCATTGATACAGAGATTGAAAAAGCAGAGAATTTTAACAATGGGTCTCTTCACATACACCATGGCAGGCGGTGGATTCATCCTTATGGGTTCATGGGAAGCCCTTACCTCCACAAACCCAAATCACAATTCGATCCCACCTTCACCTCTCTCAACAATTCACCCACCACAACAAGATTCGTCGTCGaaaaccaaaacaaacccatcttcctcttcttctttaaccttccttttcttctctgtCCTCTCCTCCTTGTTCCTCCTAAACTCCTTGGTCTCCTTCTTTGACGCCCTCAATTCCAATGACAAAATGGGCTCGGCGCTCCAACTACAAGTGCTCGCTATTGCCTCGCTCTTCTTGCTCTATTCCCTTACGGGTTTCGTGGTAAATTTCAAGAGTTTCATTCCTATGCCTTGTTCTTTTCTTAGTTTGATTGGTCTTTTCGCTTTCGTGGaagagtttttgttgttttacttGCAGAGAAAAGACACAAGTGGGATCGAAAATCATTATTATGATTTGTTGCTTGTCCCTATAGCTGTTTGTTTATTTGCCACGATGATGGAAGTGAAATCCCCAAAATCGAATTACCCGAAATTGGCTCGTGGGGTTGGGTTAATTCTACAGGGGACATGGTTTGTGCAAATGGGTATTTCTTTTTACAGCAATTTGATTGCTCATGGATGTGCT
This genomic stretch from Castanea sativa cultivar Marrone di Chiusa Pesio chromosome 1, ASM4071231v1 harbors:
- the LOC142641052 gene encoding uncharacterized protein LOC142641052, with translation MGLFTYTMAGGGFILMGSWEALTSTNPNHNSIPPSPLSTIHPPQQDSSSKTKTNPSSSSSLTFLFFSVLSSLFLLNSLVSFFDALNSNDKMGSALQLQVLAIASLFLLYSLTGFVVNFKSFIPMPCSFLSLIGLFAFVEEFLLFYLQRKDTSGIENHYYDLLLVPIAVCLFATMMEVKSPKSNYPKLARGVGLILQGTWFVQMGISFYSNLIAHGCALHEKSRGNYTIRCKGHPEYHRARAVATLQFNCHLALMVLLVVGIYSVFVRKHGVPGDFVQYRPLSAEMQQIENAQFSLDSDDDVDEEIKEVESMGKQNVGMLEMGANGHGSH